The nucleotide sequence CTTCTGAACCACTTGCCACTCCCCTTGAGCCGCCTGACTGTTGAACGGCAGGCGCTGGATGACCTCAGGAACGAACAATGAACGACGCGCTAAACCAGCTGCAGCCCTACCCCTTTGAAAAGCTCCGTGCCTTGCTTAGCGGTGTTCAAATAACAACTGATAAAGCCCCGATAGCGCTGTCGATTGGTGAGCCCAAGCACCGCTCGCCAGACTTTGTCGCCGCGGCCCTCAGTGCCAACCTCGACCAGCTCGCGGTTTACCCGACCACCTTGGGTATCCCGGCGCTACGCGAAACGATTGCGGCTTGGTGCAGCAGACGCTTTGGCCTGCCGGTGGGTGTGTTCGACCCGGCGCGCCATGTGCTGCCCGTCAATGGCACTCGCGAAGCGTTATTTGCGTTTACCCAAGCGGTGGTTAAGCGCGACGTAGCGCCGCCAAAGGGGCCAGGGTTGGTGGTCAGCCCCAACCCGTTTTACCAAATCTATGAGGGCGCCGCGCTTCTCGCCGGTGCGCAGCCACACTATTTACCGTGCCTGGAAGCGCATGGTTTTAACCCCGATTTCGACGCCGTCAGTGACGACATTTGGCAGCGCTGCCAGATCCTTTTTCTCTGCTCACCCGGCAACCCGACGGGCGCGCTAATCCCAGTCGACACGCTGAAGAAGCTGATCGCCTTGGCGGATAAATTCGACTTCGTGATTGCCGCCGACGAGTGCTACAGCGAGCTGTATTTTGACGAAGCAAACCCACCCGCTGGCTTACTGACGGCCTGCGGCGAGCTGGGCCGGCACGATTTCAAGCGCTGCGTGGTCTTCCACAGCCTGTCCAAACGCTCCAACCTACCGGGCCTGCGCTCAGGCTTTGTTGCCGGCGACGCTGAGATCTTGCAAGCATTTCTGCTGTATCGGACCTACCACGGCTGCGCCATGCCGGTGCAAACCCAGCTGGCCAGTGTGGCCGCCTGGGGCGATGAAGTTCATGTCAAAGCTAACCGCGACCTGTACCGCGAGAAATTCGACGCGGTACTGGCGATTTTGCATGACGTGCTGGATGTGCAGCACCCGGACGGTGGCTTTTACCTGTGGGCCAAAACGCCGATAGACGATGAAACATTTACCCGCGAGCTGTTTGCCCACGAGCATGTCACCGTAGTGCCCGGTTCTTATTTGTCGCGTCACGTCGATGGGCATAATCCGGGAGCTAATCGCATTCGTTTAGCCTTGGTTGCTCCACTGGCTGAATGCGTAGCAGCGGCTGAGCGCATCCGTGACTTTGTCAAAGGCCTGCCGGTATGAACAAAACCCTTTACGGCATTAAAGCCTGCGACACCATGAAAAAAGCCCGTACTTGGCTCGATGAGCACGGGGTAAGCTATAGCTTCCATGATTACAAAATTGGCGGCATTGAACGCAGCCACTTGGAAAAGTGGTGCAACGAGCATGGCTGGGAAACCCTCCTGAACCGTGCAGGCACTACTTTTCGCAAGCTGGACGAGGCGCAGAAAAGCGACCTCGACCAGCCTAAGGCGATCGAACTGATGCTCGCCCAACCGTCGATGATCAAACGCCCCGTGCTCGATCTCGGCAACAAAACCTTGGTCGGCTTTAACGCTGACCGCTATGCCGCTGAGCTGGTTTAAACCACTCGGCCTAGACGAATTTGCGGTAAGGAAAACACCATGAGCACAACCCTCTTTAGCCTGGCCTTCGGCGTTGGCACCCAGAACCGCCAAGGCACGTGGCTGGAAGTCTTCTACGCCCAGCCGCTGCTAAAGCCAACCACCGAACTGGTCACCAGCGTAGTGGGTATTGTCGGCTATCAGGGTGGCAACCAAGCCATTGCCATCAGCAACAGCCAAGCCGGCGACCTGGCCGAAGTACTGAAAAATGTAGATGCCGTGCAGTCCGCTCTGCTGACGCGTTTAGCCGAAAGTCAGAAGCCGCTGGTGGTCACTCTGCTTGCAGAAGACACGGCGCTGGCCAGCACGCCTGAGGCTTATCTCAAGCTGCACTTGCTGTCGCACCGGCTGGTTAAGCCGCATGGCCTTAACCTCACCGGGATCTTCCCCTTGTTGCCAAACGTGGCCTGGACCAGCCAGGGCGCGATTGATCTGGCTGAACTGGCCGAGCGCCAGCTGGAAGCGCGCCTTAAAGGCGATCTGCTGGAAGTGTTCTCGGTGGACAAATTCCCGAAAATGACTGACTACGTGGTGCCCACCGGTGTACGTATTGCTGATAGCGCGCGTATTCGCCTGGGTGCTTATGTAGGCGAAGGCACCACCGTGATGCATGAAGGCTTCGTCAATTTTAACGCGGGTACGGCCGGCCCCGGCATGATCGAAGGCCGCGTGTCGGCGGGTGTATTCGTTGGCAAAGGGTCGGATCTGGGCGGCGGTTGCTCGACCATGGGCACCTTGTCCGGCGGCGGCAATATCGTCATCTCCGTTGGCGAAGGCTGCCTGATCGGTGCCAACGCCGGTATCGGCATTCCACTAGGTGACCGCAACACGGTGGAATCCGGTTTGTACATCACTGCCGGCACCAAGGTGGCGCTGTTGGATGCGGATAATAAGCTGGTCAAGGTGCTCAAAGCCCGCGAACTGGCTGGCCAGCCAGACTTGCTGTTCCGTCGCAACTCGCAAAGCGGCGCCGTGGAATGTAAAACCCACAAATCGGCGATTGAGCTGAACGAAGCCCTGCACGCGCACAACTAAGCGCAGCGCAGTCACCCCAGGCCGGGCTAATGCCCGGCCTGTCTATTTATACTCAGCAGACAGTTCCTGGATGCCGAAGCCAATGTCACTACTTTCCCCTTGGCGCACTGACTTTCCCGGCATTTTGGCCCTCGAAGCCCAAGGCCAGACTTACCTCGACAGCGCCGCCACTGCACAAAAGCCTCAGACCATGCTCGACGCCCTGCTCGGTTATTACACCGGTGGCGCCGCTAATGTGCATCGCGCGCAGCACCTGCCCGGCGAGCGTGCCACCCACGCCTTCGAGGCCACCCGTGAGAAAGCTGCACGCTGGCTGAACGCAGACAATGCCCAGCAATTGATCTTTACCCGCAGCGCCACTGAAGCGTTTAACTTACTGGCTTACGGCTTGGAGCAGACCTTTCAAGCTGGCGATGAGATCGTCATCAGCGCCTTGGAACACCACGCCAACCTATTGCCCTGGCAACAACTGGCGCGGCGCCGTCAGCTCAAACTCCGGGTACTGCCGCTGAATAATGATGGGCTGATCGATCTTGCCCATGCCGCGCAGTTGATCGGCCCGCGCACGCGTTTATTGGCTGTCAGCCAGTTGTCTAATGTCCTCGGTGGCTGGCAACCGCTTGAGCCATTGCTGGCGTTGGCACAGGCGCAAGGTGCGCTGACTGTTGTCGATGGCACCCAAGGCGCCGTGCATGGCCGCCACGATATGCAGGCGCTGGGCTGCGACTTTTATATCTGCTCCAGCCATAAGCTCTACGGCCCAGACGGTGTCGGCCTGCTCTATGGTCGCCCCCAGGCGCTGGAGCAGTTGGCGCACTGGCAGTTCGGTGGCGAGATGCTGCTGTACACCGATTACACACACGCCACCTTTCGCACCGCGCCATTAGGCTTTGAGGCAGGCACGCCGCCGATTGCCTCAGTAATCGCCCTAGGTGCCAGTTTGGATTATCTGAACAACCTCGATCCCAGCGCCGTTAGCAGCCATGAAGCGGCCCTGCATACCGCGCTGGTGCTCGGCTTACAGCAGCGCCGAGGCCTACGCGTGCTCGGTACGCCCGAGGTCGCACTGGCCAGTTTTGTGGTCGAGGCGGTGCACCCTGCCGATATAGCCCATTTACTGACCGAGCAGGGTATTGCCGTGCGCGCCGGCCATCACTGCGCCATGCCCTTGCTGCAAGGGCTTGGGCTGAGTGGCGCCATTCGGGTGTCCCTCGGGCTGTACAACGATGCCAGCGACTTGCAGCGTTTTTTCAACGCCCTCGATCAAGCCTTGGAGCTACTGCAGTGAGCCTCCCCGCCGCCGCTGAAACTGTGCAGCAGGCTTTTGCTGGGTGCCCAGGCTGGGAGCAGCGCGCGCGCTTGCTGATACAGTGGGGTGATCAACTTGCCCCACTCAGCGAGGCCGAACGCTGCGAAGCTAATCGCGTGAACGGCTGTGAAAGCTCCGTCTGGTTATTGGCGGAGGGCAAGGGTGACCGTTGGCAGTTTCGCGCCAGCAGTGATGCGCGGCTCTTGCGAGGCTTGCTCGCCGTGCTGCTGGCTCGG is from Pseudomonas sp. TMP9 and encodes:
- a CDS encoding ArsC family reductase, which codes for MNKTLYGIKACDTMKKARTWLDEHGVSYSFHDYKIGGIERSHLEKWCNEHGWETLLNRAGTTFRKLDEAQKSDLDQPKAIELMLAQPSMIKRPVLDLGNKTLVGFNADRYAAELV
- the dapC gene encoding succinyldiaminopimelate transaminase, which codes for MNDALNQLQPYPFEKLRALLSGVQITTDKAPIALSIGEPKHRSPDFVAAALSANLDQLAVYPTTLGIPALRETIAAWCSRRFGLPVGVFDPARHVLPVNGTREALFAFTQAVVKRDVAPPKGPGLVVSPNPFYQIYEGAALLAGAQPHYLPCLEAHGFNPDFDAVSDDIWQRCQILFLCSPGNPTGALIPVDTLKKLIALADKFDFVIAADECYSELYFDEANPPAGLLTACGELGRHDFKRCVVFHSLSKRSNLPGLRSGFVAGDAEILQAFLLYRTYHGCAMPVQTQLASVAAWGDEVHVKANRDLYREKFDAVLAILHDVLDVQHPDGGFYLWAKTPIDDETFTRELFAHEHVTVVPGSYLSRHVDGHNPGANRIRLALVAPLAECVAAAERIRDFVKGLPV
- the dapD gene encoding 2,3,4,5-tetrahydropyridine-2,6-dicarboxylate N-succinyltransferase; this encodes MSTTLFSLAFGVGTQNRQGTWLEVFYAQPLLKPTTELVTSVVGIVGYQGGNQAIAISNSQAGDLAEVLKNVDAVQSALLTRLAESQKPLVVTLLAEDTALASTPEAYLKLHLLSHRLVKPHGLNLTGIFPLLPNVAWTSQGAIDLAELAERQLEARLKGDLLEVFSVDKFPKMTDYVVPTGVRIADSARIRLGAYVGEGTTVMHEGFVNFNAGTAGPGMIEGRVSAGVFVGKGSDLGGGCSTMGTLSGGGNIVISVGEGCLIGANAGIGIPLGDRNTVESGLYITAGTKVALLDADNKLVKVLKARELAGQPDLLFRRNSQSGAVECKTHKSAIELNEALHAHN
- a CDS encoding SufE family protein, which translates into the protein MSLPAAAETVQQAFAGCPGWEQRARLLIQWGDQLAPLSEAERCEANRVNGCESSVWLLAEGKGDRWQFRASSDARLLRGLLAVLLARVNGIHQRELAQLDVTDWFGQLGLARHLSPSRSNGLQAVLIRMQQLLQASE
- a CDS encoding cysteine desulfurase; amino-acid sequence: MSLLSPWRTDFPGILALEAQGQTYLDSAATAQKPQTMLDALLGYYTGGAANVHRAQHLPGERATHAFEATREKAARWLNADNAQQLIFTRSATEAFNLLAYGLEQTFQAGDEIVISALEHHANLLPWQQLARRRQLKLRVLPLNNDGLIDLAHAAQLIGPRTRLLAVSQLSNVLGGWQPLEPLLALAQAQGALTVVDGTQGAVHGRHDMQALGCDFYICSSHKLYGPDGVGLLYGRPQALEQLAHWQFGGEMLLYTDYTHATFRTAPLGFEAGTPPIASVIALGASLDYLNNLDPSAVSSHEAALHTALVLGLQQRRGLRVLGTPEVALASFVVEAVHPADIAHLLTEQGIAVRAGHHCAMPLLQGLGLSGAIRVSLGLYNDASDLQRFFNALDQALELLQ